Proteins from a genomic interval of Bradyrhizobium sp. CCGB01:
- a CDS encoding CHASE3 domain-containing protein, whose product MIPTQRVILGAGLAILLIITAASIGLDVKSRSDAAWVNQTVQVLKKISDLRVLMRRAESAARGYEIYRSPGFSDEFQAAHAQIAPAFADLKRAVRDNPDQVTLLEGTEPLALRRIEIAAEVMRLRAANDEAGIAALQGKAEGRGLMDTVMGNLDHLSAEEERLLAARSQDSRRSGIVLLGIDVIGALVILLLVTMLLRESQRTTVALKSTLLETTAAKEQLEAAVAERTEHLVNAHDELRLSVNVLQSTFHSMAEAVLVIDAESTVLLSNPAAERILLHRAGMSLRNLRALSDVFHGDGVTPLRSDELPSVRVLRGEQFENLEMIVRPHSGNQPRHLMISGRPMRDGHGGVSGAVLVYHDATTSRETERQLHQSQKLDAIGKLTGGVAHDFNNMLTVISGNTETLVASLKQQPELQRVARLIDDAAERCAELIQHLLAFARRQPLQPRNVEINGAIADIAKLLRPTLGEQIQIETVLEQGPMTAHIDPSRLTNAVLNMAINARDAMPNGGKLLLETHHVVLDEAYAQANAEVQPGPYVMLAVSDTGTGMTTDIQQKAFEPFFTTKEVGKGSGLGLSMVYGFVKQSGGHIKIYSEEGHGTTIKLYLPPGEGMTEVAAPAIPQAEGGAETIFVVEDDALVRNFVTAQLQSLGYNTVAAPDSRAALQLIEAGQGFDLLFTDVVIPGGMSGRELAEEVARLRPGVRVLYTSGYTDNAIVHHGKLDDGVLLLTKPYRRNQLAEMIRKALNGGGMAAS is encoded by the coding sequence TTGATCCCAACGCAGCGCGTCATTCTCGGTGCTGGACTTGCCATCCTCCTGATCATCACCGCCGCTTCGATCGGACTCGACGTCAAGTCGCGGTCGGACGCAGCCTGGGTCAATCAAACCGTCCAGGTGCTGAAGAAGATCTCCGATCTGCGCGTGCTGATGCGCCGCGCCGAGAGCGCCGCGCGCGGCTACGAGATCTATCGCAGCCCGGGCTTCAGCGACGAGTTCCAGGCTGCGCACGCCCAGATCGCGCCGGCATTCGCCGACCTCAAGCGCGCCGTGCGTGACAATCCAGATCAGGTCACGCTGCTTGAGGGTACCGAGCCGCTGGCGCTGCGCCGGATCGAGATCGCCGCGGAAGTGATGCGCCTGCGCGCAGCGAACGACGAGGCCGGCATCGCCGCGCTCCAGGGCAAGGCCGAGGGCCGCGGCCTCATGGACACGGTGATGGGCAATCTCGATCATCTGAGCGCCGAGGAAGAGCGATTGCTCGCCGCGCGCTCCCAGGATTCCCGCCGCTCCGGCATCGTCCTGCTCGGCATCGACGTGATCGGCGCGCTGGTGATCCTGCTGCTGGTCACCATGCTGCTGCGCGAGAGCCAGCGCACCACGGTCGCGCTGAAGAGCACATTGCTGGAGACCACGGCGGCGAAGGAGCAGCTCGAGGCGGCGGTCGCCGAGCGCACCGAGCATCTCGTCAACGCGCATGACGAGCTGCGCCTGTCGGTCAACGTGCTCCAGAGCACGTTCCACAGCATGGCCGAGGCCGTGCTGGTCATCGACGCCGAAAGCACCGTGCTTCTGTCCAATCCGGCCGCGGAGCGCATCTTGCTGCATCGCGCCGGCATGAGCCTGCGCAATCTGCGCGCGCTGTCCGACGTGTTTCACGGCGACGGCGTCACGCCGCTCCGGTCCGACGAGCTACCCTCGGTGCGCGTGCTGCGTGGCGAGCAGTTCGAGAATCTGGAGATGATCGTCCGCCCGCACAGCGGCAACCAGCCCCGCCATCTGATGATCAGCGGCCGGCCGATGCGCGACGGGCACGGCGGCGTCTCCGGCGCCGTGCTGGTCTATCACGATGCGACCACTTCGCGCGAGACCGAGCGGCAGTTGCACCAGTCGCAGAAGCTGGATGCGATCGGCAAGCTGACGGGCGGCGTAGCGCACGACTTCAACAACATGCTGACGGTGATCTCCGGCAATACGGAGACGCTGGTGGCGAGCCTGAAACAGCAGCCGGAACTCCAGCGCGTGGCGCGGCTGATCGACGATGCCGCCGAGCGCTGCGCCGAGCTGATCCAGCATCTGCTCGCCTTTGCGCGCAGGCAGCCGCTGCAGCCGCGCAACGTCGAGATCAACGGCGCGATCGCCGACATCGCGAAACTGCTGCGCCCCACCCTCGGCGAGCAGATCCAGATCGAGACCGTGCTGGAACAGGGACCGATGACCGCGCACATCGATCCGTCCCGCCTCACCAATGCCGTGCTCAACATGGCGATCAACGCCCGCGACGCCATGCCGAACGGCGGCAAGCTGCTGCTCGAGACCCACCACGTCGTGCTGGACGAGGCCTATGCGCAGGCCAACGCCGAGGTGCAGCCCGGCCCTTACGTGATGCTGGCGGTGAGCGACACCGGCACCGGCATGACGACGGATATCCAGCAGAAGGCCTTCGAGCCGTTCTTCACCACCAAGGAGGTCGGCAAGGGAAGCGGCCTCGGCCTCTCCATGGTCTACGGCTTCGTCAAGCAGTCCGGCGGACACATCAAGATCTACAGCGAGGAAGGCCACGGCACCACGATCAAGCTCTATCTGCCGCCCGGTGAGGGCATGACGGAAGTCGCCGCTCCCGCGATACCCCAGGCCGAAGGCGGTGCCGAGACGATTTTCGTGGTCGAGGACGATGCGCTGGTGCGCAACTTCGTCACCGCGCAGCTTCAGAGCCTTGGCTACAACACGGTCGCCGCGCCCGACAGCCGCGCCGCGCTGCAATTGATCGAGGCCGGCCAGGGTTTTGATCTCCTCTTCACCGACGTCGTCATTCCCGGCGGCATGAGCGGGCGCGAGCTCGCCGAGGAGGTCGCCAGGCTGAGGCCGGGCGTGAGGGTGCTCTACACCTCCGGCTACACCGACAACGCGATCGTCCACCACGGCAAGCTCGACGACGGCGTGTTGCTGCTGACAAAACCCTACCGCCGCAACCAGCTCGCCGAAATGATCCGAAAGGCGCTGAACGGCGGCGGGATGGCGGCGAGCTAG
- a CDS encoding response regulator: protein MPRILVVDDDPMVGATIEVLLQRQGFDVTMADGGETGLAALEAQTFDVMLVDIFMPHMRGFESIRIFHERAPAIPLIAMSGYAFASSASPSPDFLRMALELGAARCLRKPFTPDALLTTIRECLGEAAQPKDKKEAP from the coding sequence ATGCCGCGTATCCTCGTGGTAGATGACGATCCGATGGTCGGCGCGACCATCGAGGTCCTCCTCCAGCGTCAGGGCTTCGATGTCACGATGGCCGACGGCGGAGAAACGGGGCTCGCTGCGCTCGAAGCGCAGACGTTCGACGTGATGCTGGTCGACATCTTCATGCCGCACATGCGCGGCTTCGAATCCATCCGCATCTTTCACGAGCGCGCGCCGGCGATCCCCCTGATCGCGATGTCGGGCTACGCCTTCGCCTCGTCTGCCTCGCCCTCCCCGGATTTCCTTCGCATGGCGCTGGAGCTCGGGGCGGCGCGCTGCCTGCGCAAGCCGTTCACGCCGGACGCGCTCCTGACCACGATCCGGGAATGCCTCGGCGAGGCCGCGCAGCCGAAGGACAAGAAAGAAGCACCTTGA
- a CDS encoding BA14K family protein, protein MISLKVLGAAAAVALVLPLATPSFAQGRGGHGGGGGAHFGGGGGARMGGGNFGGARIGGGGGAFAGGAAMRPSAAAGVAMRPAAAAGLPMRPSAGTTFSGGGGRFAAAGGNWQGGGGRWHGGGWHRRGGFWPGFAAGAAIGGLGSYAYYGGGYYNDPYYYGDDGYYDEPSVAVVPDGGGDSSAYCAQRYRSYDPASGTYLGYDGQRHPCP, encoded by the coding sequence ATGATCAGTCTGAAGGTTTTAGGCGCCGCGGCAGCCGTGGCATTGGTTCTTCCGCTCGCGACGCCCAGCTTCGCCCAGGGCCGTGGTGGCCACGGCGGTGGCGGCGGAGCTCATTTTGGCGGTGGTGGCGGCGCCCGCATGGGCGGCGGCAATTTTGGCGGCGCCCGGATCGGTGGCGGCGGCGGGGCTTTCGCGGGCGGCGCGGCCATGCGTCCCAGCGCAGCGGCCGGCGTAGCCATGCGCCCTGCCGCAGCGGCCGGCTTACCCATGCGCCCCAGCGCAGGAACCACATTTAGCGGTGGTGGCGGTCGCTTCGCAGCCGCCGGCGGCAACTGGCAAGGCGGCGGCGGCCGCTGGCACGGCGGCGGCTGGCATCGTCGTGGCGGCTTCTGGCCCGGCTTCGCGGCCGGCGCTGCAATCGGCGGCCTCGGTTCCTACGCCTACTACGGTGGCGGATATTACAACGACCCCTACTACTATGGCGATGACGGCTATTATGACGAGCCCTCGGTCGCGGTGGTGCCGGACGGCGGTGGTGACTCCTCGGCTTATTGCGCGCAGCGCTACCGGTCCTACGATCCGGCCTCGGGCACGTATCTTGGCTATGACGGCCAGCGTCATCCCTGCCCGTAA
- a CDS encoding NADH:ubiquinone oxidoreductase subunit NDUFA12 has protein sequence MKQFFLKFFTWWSGQTFGTQLWTKRYGELVGQDEQGNLYYRTRGGAIDPTLGFERRWVIYNGYAEASRIPPSWHGWIHHVVDTPPTEANYQPREWEKPHQPNLTGTANAYRPSGSTLASGRRPKATGDYQPWTPG, from the coding sequence ATGAAACAGTTCTTCCTCAAGTTCTTCACCTGGTGGAGTGGCCAGACCTTTGGCACCCAACTCTGGACCAAGCGGTACGGAGAGCTGGTCGGCCAGGACGAGCAGGGCAATCTCTATTATCGCACCCGCGGCGGGGCGATCGATCCGACGCTCGGATTCGAGCGGCGCTGGGTCATTTATAACGGTTACGCCGAAGCAAGCCGCATCCCGCCGTCCTGGCACGGCTGGATCCATCACGTCGTCGACACCCCGCCGACCGAAGCCAATTACCAGCCGCGCGAGTGGGAAAAGCCGCACCAGCCGAATCTCACCGGCACGGCCAATGCCTACCGTCCCTCGGGCTCGACGCTCGCGAGCGGCCGGCGGCCGAAGGCGACCGGCGACTATCAGCCCTGGACGCCTGGCTAG
- a CDS encoding glutathione S-transferase family protein, whose translation MARYRLHCVGASGNSFKVALFLNCAGLDWEPVGVDFAGGEVRTADWRATTNVMGEVPVLEVDGRHMSQSGAILMWLTETHGVFGPTREETFEATRWLLFDNHKFTSSFAQHRFQRCFMPEPCHPSVLAYLRARTESAFSIVDRHLSDRHFMLGSRPTIVDFSLLGYLYYPTEETGLDLATAFPAIDSWRQRVAELPGWKPPYEMMPVGNSPPLHLHP comes from the coding sequence ATGGCGCGATACCGGCTGCACTGCGTCGGAGCTTCGGGCAATTCGTTCAAGGTCGCGCTCTTCCTCAACTGCGCCGGCCTCGACTGGGAGCCGGTCGGCGTCGACTTCGCCGGCGGTGAAGTCCGCACCGCCGACTGGCGCGCGACGACCAACGTCATGGGCGAAGTCCCCGTCCTCGAGGTCGATGGCCGGCATATGAGCCAGTCGGGTGCGATCCTGATGTGGCTCACCGAGACCCACGGCGTGTTCGGCCCAACGCGCGAGGAGACATTCGAGGCGACGCGCTGGCTGCTGTTCGACAACCACAAATTCACGTCGAGCTTTGCGCAGCACCGGTTTCAGCGCTGCTTCATGCCGGAGCCCTGTCATCCCTCCGTGCTCGCCTACTTGCGAGCGCGGACCGAAAGCGCGTTCTCGATCGTCGACAGACACCTCTCCGACCGCCACTTCATGCTGGGCAGCCGGCCGACGATCGTCGATTTCTCGCTGTTGGGCTATTTGTACTATCCGACCGAGGAGACGGGTCTCGATCTTGCCACGGCTTTCCCGGCCATCGATTCCTGGCGCCAGCGTGTTGCCGAGCTACCGGGCTGGAAGCCGCCCTATGAGATGATGCCGGTCGGCAACTCACCGCCGCTCCATCTCCATCCCTGA
- a CDS encoding DJ-1/PfpI family protein, translated as MNDLPKSSPLQIGLLVFPRVTQLDFTGPLQVFAMLPGAKLHLIWKRIEPVPSDSVMTLTPTTTFADCPQLDVICVPGGGGTNDLLNDEEVLDFLRKQAEGAKYVTSVCTGSLALGAAGLLKGYRAATHWSAMEMLGQFGATPTKTRVCVDRNRITGGGVTAGIDFALTLVSIMVDRTTAEAIQLQMEYNPAPPFNSGSPDTAPAEVLALLRERGAQNQARRLEAVKRAAERVM; from the coding sequence ATGAACGATCTGCCCAAGTCGTCGCCGCTCCAGATCGGTCTTTTGGTGTTTCCGCGCGTCACCCAGCTCGACTTCACCGGCCCCTTGCAGGTTTTCGCCATGCTTCCCGGCGCAAAGCTGCATCTGATCTGGAAGCGGATCGAACCGGTGCCGAGCGACTCCGTGATGACGCTGACGCCCACCACGACCTTTGCGGACTGCCCGCAGCTCGACGTGATCTGCGTGCCCGGCGGCGGCGGCACCAACGATTTGCTCAACGACGAGGAGGTGCTGGATTTCCTGCGCAAGCAGGCCGAAGGCGCCAAATATGTCACCTCGGTCTGCACGGGGTCGCTGGCGCTCGGCGCTGCCGGTCTGTTGAAGGGCTATCGCGCCGCCACCCATTGGAGCGCGATGGAGATGCTCGGCCAGTTCGGCGCGACGCCGACCAAGACGCGCGTCTGCGTCGACCGCAATCGCATCACGGGCGGCGGCGTCACGGCCGGGATCGATTTCGCTCTGACGCTGGTGTCGATCATGGTCGATCGCACCACCGCGGAGGCGATCCAGCTCCAGATGGAATACAACCCCGCCCCGCCGTTCAACTCCGGCTCGCCCGACACCGCGCCCGCCGAGGTACTGGCTCTGCTCCGGGAGCGCGGCGCGCAAAACCAGGCGCGGCGGCTGGAAGCGGTGAAGCGGGCCGCCGAGCGGGTGATGTGA
- a CDS encoding GlxA family transcriptional regulator, producing MIGILIFPDFQLLDAAGPISVFEVAARCAGKTTTGIKVLAAKAGPVRSSSGVEMVARDLKAANAITTLVIAGGAGVTDAARCEVTRAFVQRLAKRGVRVASVCSGAYVLAEAGLLDGRRATTHWGRTRDFVARYPKVKFEPDQIFTHDGNVWTSAGITAGIDLALAMVTEDHGEEIAQQAARQLVLYHRRSGGQSQFSSLLELKTPNGRFGTLLSWARENLDERLTVEDLADRAGMSARHFARAFAAETGTTPSKAIERLRIEVARERVQSSREAIELVAEATGFGDPERMRRAFIRAFGQPPQALRRAARAG from the coding sequence ATGATCGGCATCCTGATCTTCCCGGATTTCCAGTTGCTCGATGCGGCCGGCCCGATCTCGGTGTTTGAGGTCGCTGCGCGCTGCGCGGGCAAGACGACGACCGGAATCAAGGTGCTGGCGGCGAAGGCGGGGCCTGTACGCAGCTCGTCCGGTGTGGAGATGGTCGCGCGCGATTTGAAGGCGGCGAATGCGATCACGACGCTGGTCATTGCCGGCGGCGCGGGCGTGACGGATGCCGCGCGTTGCGAGGTCACGCGCGCCTTCGTGCAGCGGCTGGCGAAGCGAGGCGTGCGGGTCGCGAGCGTCTGCTCGGGCGCCTATGTGCTGGCCGAGGCGGGCCTGCTCGACGGGCGTCGCGCCACCACGCATTGGGGCCGGACGCGGGATTTCGTCGCGCGCTATCCCAAGGTGAAGTTCGAGCCGGACCAGATCTTCACGCATGACGGCAATGTGTGGACGTCGGCGGGCATCACCGCCGGCATCGATCTCGCGCTCGCGATGGTGACCGAGGACCATGGTGAGGAGATCGCGCAACAAGCCGCGCGGCAGCTCGTGCTGTATCATCGCCGCAGCGGCGGCCAGTCGCAATTCTCGTCGCTGCTGGAATTGAAGACGCCGAACGGCCGGTTCGGCACGCTATTGTCCTGGGCTCGCGAAAATCTCGACGAGCGATTGACGGTCGAAGATCTCGCCGATCGTGCCGGCATGAGCGCACGGCATTTTGCCCGCGCCTTTGCCGCGGAGACCGGCACGACGCCGTCGAAGGCCATCGAGCGTCTGCGGATCGAGGTCGCACGCGAGCGCGTGCAGTCCTCGCGCGAGGCGATCGAGCTCGTCGCGGAGGCGACCGGATTTGGCGATCCTGAGCGAATGCGGCGCGCCTTCATCCGCGCCTTCGGCCAGCCGCCGCAGGCGCTGCGGCGTGCGGCGCGGGCGGGATAA
- a CDS encoding Na+-dependent transporter, which translates to MPSVLQDLFALPLRALTWLGSQGTRAVAAVVFIAAAVPPLGALLRPYVTEAIFVLLCISFMRVDLAALYGHLRRPALVATATAWTTIGVPLIIGLIVHATGLTARSPGLSLALMLQSMASPMMASPALAALMGLDATLVLVTLVTSTALVPFTASLFASLFLDGMLSVTPATLGLKLLGILAASLLAATFIRWVFGAAAIQRHKQPIDGFNIIILLIFAAAIMGDVVSDLIAQPVFTIGFAALSFAIYFTLLAVTTLLFRRIGYEHALALGLMVSQRNLGLMLAATAGALPPATWLYFAMTQFPIHLAPYMLTPIARRLTARADTSSAAAANSIT; encoded by the coding sequence ATGCCATCCGTTCTTCAAGACCTCTTCGCCCTCCCCCTGCGCGCACTGACGTGGCTCGGCAGCCAGGGCACGCGCGCGGTGGCCGCCGTCGTGTTCATCGCAGCCGCGGTGCCGCCGCTCGGGGCGTTGTTGCGGCCCTACGTCACCGAGGCGATCTTCGTTCTGCTCTGCATCTCCTTCATGCGGGTCGATCTGGCTGCGCTTTACGGCCATTTGCGCCGGCCGGCGCTGGTCGCGACCGCAACCGCCTGGACCACGATCGGCGTGCCGCTGATCATCGGACTGATCGTCCATGCAACCGGGCTCACCGCGCGTTCGCCCGGCCTGTCCCTGGCCTTGATGCTCCAGAGCATGGCCTCGCCGATGATGGCCTCGCCGGCGCTGGCGGCGCTGATGGGCCTCGATGCCACGCTCGTGCTGGTCACGCTGGTGACCTCGACCGCGCTGGTGCCGTTCACGGCCTCGCTGTTCGCAAGCCTCTTCCTTGACGGCATGCTCAGCGTCACGCCAGCGACGCTCGGCCTGAAACTGCTCGGCATCCTCGCGGCATCGCTGCTGGCAGCAACCTTCATCCGATGGGTGTTCGGCGCGGCCGCGATCCAGCGCCACAAGCAGCCGATCGACGGCTTCAACATCATCATCCTCCTGATCTTCGCGGCCGCGATCATGGGCGATGTCGTCAGCGACCTCATCGCGCAGCCGGTGTTCACGATCGGCTTCGCGGCTCTGTCCTTCGCGATCTATTTCACGCTGCTCGCGGTCACCACGCTGCTGTTCCGCCGCATCGGCTATGAGCACGCGCTGGCGCTCGGGCTGATGGTGTCACAGCGCAATCTGGGCCTGATGCTGGCGGCGACCGCCGGCGCACTGCCGCCCGCCACTTGGCTCTATTTCGCGATGACGCAGTTTCCGATCCACCTTGCGCCGTACATGCTGACGCCGATCGCACGGCGCCTGACAGCGCGCGCGGATACGTCGAGCGCGGCGGCTGCAAACAGCATCACCTAA
- a CDS encoding alpha/beta hydrolase — protein MPVVLDPDAAAVYKAFQEAGRPAYETLTAPEARAYYAQARFATNPEPPELARVAPLSIPAPHGAIPARIYVPKEARQQDGLSPALVFFHGGGWVIGDLESHDVVCRQLADAGALIVISVDYRLAPEHKFPAATDDAIAATRWIAANARELGIDASRLSIGGDSAGGNLAAVVALAARDGNGPAIAGQVLIYPATDFAVTHGSHSEPETSVLLTHSVIRWFRDHYLGGADINDWRASPARAKNLAGLPPAYVLTAGADPLRDEGDEYAARLKQAGVPVAYKHYPGQFHGFFTMGKLLKQANVAVSEIGAWLKGLG, from the coding sequence ATGCCCGTTGTGCTCGATCCCGATGCCGCCGCCGTCTACAAGGCTTTCCAGGAGGCCGGCCGGCCCGCCTACGAGACGCTGACCGCTCCCGAGGCGCGCGCCTATTACGCCCAGGCGCGCTTCGCCACCAACCCCGAGCCGCCGGAACTGGCCCGCGTCGCTCCGCTGTCGATCCCGGCGCCGCACGGCGCAATCCCCGCCCGCATTTACGTCCCGAAGGAGGCGCGGCAACAGGATGGCTTGTCGCCGGCGCTGGTGTTCTTCCATGGCGGCGGCTGGGTGATCGGAGATCTCGAGTCCCATGACGTCGTCTGCCGCCAGCTTGCCGACGCAGGCGCGCTGATCGTGATCTCGGTCGACTACCGCCTCGCGCCAGAGCACAAGTTTCCCGCCGCCACCGATGATGCGATCGCCGCGACCAGATGGATTGCCGCGAACGCCCGCGAGCTTGGCATCGACGCCTCGCGTCTGTCGATCGGCGGCGACAGCGCCGGCGGCAATCTCGCGGCGGTGGTCGCGCTTGCCGCGCGCGACGGAAATGGCCCCGCGATCGCTGGCCAGGTGCTGATCTACCCGGCAACCGATTTCGCCGTGACGCACGGCTCGCACAGCGAGCCCGAGACCAGCGTGCTGCTGACGCATTCGGTGATCCGCTGGTTTCGCGACCATTATCTCGGCGGCGCCGACATCAACGACTGGCGTGCCTCGCCGGCGCGCGCGAAAAACCTTGCCGGCCTGCCGCCGGCCTATGTGCTCACCGCCGGCGCCGATCCCCTGCGCGACGAAGGCGACGAATATGCCGCGCGCCTGAAGCAGGCCGGCGTGCCCGTCGCGTACAAACACTATCCCGGCCAATTCCACGGCTTCTTCACGATGGGCAAACTGCTGAAGCAGGCCAATGTCGCCGTCAGCGAGATCGGCGCGTGGCTGAAGGGATTGGGTTAG
- a CDS encoding DUF2155 domain-containing protein, translating to MSNEPDSLLKPREMFKTFTLTGLAALLAATALTVATPAQAQIGTIFSDPPPRPPGAIPRGQPQPPIPDDDDEEVPALPPQGRVLPSRPMPPPPGRQGNVMPGPVETQPLAPPPGSAAAPPNQPPPVAAVPPNQPGAPGQRQPQQKGGPGGAVPQTPASLQPGDEVVTEPPAQKIVNKKATFSGLDKITGRIINFDEDIGETVQFGALRVKTDACYTRPATEATNTDAFVEVDEITLQGEVKRIFSGWMYAASPGLHGVEHPIYDIWLTDCKEPQQTIATAAPDPASKPAAPPPPAQRKAAPKQAVQQRPPQPLPPIQQQQQPAPPPPPPQQQPGLFGIPGFGR from the coding sequence ATGTCCAACGAGCCCGATTCGCTGTTGAAGCCGCGCGAGATGTTTAAAACCTTTACCCTGACAGGCCTTGCGGCGCTGCTGGCCGCCACCGCGCTGACGGTTGCGACGCCCGCGCAGGCGCAGATCGGCACGATCTTCTCCGATCCGCCGCCGCGGCCGCCGGGTGCGATTCCGCGTGGCCAGCCGCAGCCGCCGATCCCCGATGACGACGACGAGGAAGTCCCCGCGCTGCCGCCGCAGGGCCGCGTGCTGCCCTCACGCCCGATGCCGCCGCCTCCGGGCCGGCAAGGTAATGTGATGCCGGGGCCGGTCGAGACCCAGCCGCTGGCGCCGCCGCCGGGTTCCGCCGCGGCTCCGCCGAACCAGCCGCCGCCCGTCGCGGCCGTACCGCCCAATCAGCCGGGTGCGCCCGGTCAGCGCCAGCCGCAGCAGAAGGGCGGGCCGGGCGGTGCCGTGCCGCAGACGCCGGCGAGCCTGCAGCCGGGCGACGAGGTCGTGACCGAGCCGCCGGCCCAGAAGATCGTCAACAAGAAGGCGACCTTCTCCGGCCTCGACAAGATCACGGGGCGCATCATCAATTTCGACGAGGATATCGGCGAGACCGTTCAGTTCGGCGCGCTGCGCGTCAAAACCGACGCCTGCTATACGCGGCCGGCGACGGAAGCCACCAATACCGACGCCTTCGTCGAGGTCGACGAGATCACCTTGCAGGGCGAGGTGAAACGCATCTTCTCGGGCTGGATGTATGCCGCGAGCCCCGGCCTGCACGGCGTCGAGCACCCGATCTACGATATCTGGCTCACCGACTGCAAAGAGCCGCAGCAGACCATTGCGACCGCAGCGCCTGATCCCGCGAGCAAGCCGGCTGCGCCGCCGCCGCCCGCGCAGAGGAAGGCCGCGCCCAAGCAGGCCGTGCAGCAGCGTCCGCCGCAGCCCTTGCCGCCGATCCAGCAGCAGCAACAGCCGGCTCCGCCACCGCCGCCGCCTCAGCAGCAGCCGGGCCTCTTCGGCATCCCGGGGTTTGGGCGCTAG
- the aat gene encoding leucyl/phenylalanyl-tRNA--protein transferase, protein MTSRDSASSEITPAVLLRAYACGIFPMAESADDPTLFWVEPELRGVIPLQGFRVASRLARTVRSDIFRVSVNTAFKATIAGCAAPQVGREDTWINKRIRDLYGGLYELGHCHSVEAWQGDDLVGGLYGVSLGRAFFGESMFHTARDASKVALVHLVARLIHGGFELLDTQYVTEHLKSFGAVEISRRRYTALLDNALAGDPGDFLRLSEGDAIPGARALEIIASKQ, encoded by the coding sequence TCGTCTGAGATCACACCGGCCGTGCTGTTGCGCGCCTATGCCTGCGGCATCTTTCCGATGGCCGAGAGCGCCGACGATCCGACCCTGTTCTGGGTCGAGCCGGAATTGCGCGGCGTCATCCCGCTCCAGGGATTTCGCGTGGCTTCACGGCTCGCGCGCACCGTGCGTTCGGATATATTTCGCGTCTCCGTCAACACCGCGTTCAAGGCAACGATCGCGGGCTGCGCCGCCCCGCAGGTCGGGCGCGAGGACACCTGGATCAACAAGCGGATCCGCGATCTCTATGGCGGCCTCTACGAGCTCGGCCATTGCCACAGCGTCGAGGCCTGGCAGGGCGACGACCTCGTCGGCGGGCTTTACGGCGTGAGCCTGGGACGCGCCTTCTTCGGCGAGAGCATGTTTCATACCGCGCGCGATGCCTCGAAGGTCGCACTGGTGCACCTGGTCGCGCGGCTGATCCATGGCGGGTTCGAACTGCTCGACACGCAATATGTCACCGAGCATTTGAAGAGCTTCGGCGCGGTCGAGATTTCGCGTCGGCGCTACACCGCCCTGCTCGACAACGCCCTCGCCGGCGACCCCGGCGACTTTCTGAGGCTGTCGGAAGGCGACGCGATCCCCGGCGCACGCGCGCTCGAGATCATCGCCTCAAAGCAATAG